The following proteins are co-located in the Corynebacterium kalinowskii genome:
- a CDS encoding YqgE/AlgH family protein codes for MEDFFADRLFRALELGDVHPGTLLLAAPGMDLDFRTRSVVMVVEQTAEHTLGVALNMRGDIAVANVMEHLVPLVAKPQAFYVGGEENRDSIVALGVLKAGLTPAALAEVPFVRYLDHRIVVIDLRTPIEQLQDIVESVRLFAGFIEWQGNDLAEELGQGYWYATPALASDIIAPGAVDLWAEVLRRQPMPLPLFATFPADLEDN; via the coding sequence ATGGAAGACTTCTTTGCCGACCGGCTCTTTCGCGCGCTCGAGCTTGGCGATGTCCACCCCGGCACCCTACTCCTGGCCGCCCCCGGCATGGACCTGGACTTTCGTACTCGCAGCGTCGTGATGGTGGTCGAACAAACCGCTGAGCACACCCTTGGCGTAGCCCTGAATATGCGCGGCGACATCGCCGTAGCCAACGTGATGGAGCACCTAGTTCCCCTCGTGGCCAAACCCCAAGCGTTTTACGTTGGTGGCGAAGAGAATCGCGATTCGATCGTCGCCCTCGGCGTACTCAAGGCGGGACTCACGCCCGCTGCCTTGGCGGAGGTGCCGTTCGTGCGCTACCTCGACCACCGGATCGTGGTCATCGACCTGCGCACCCCCATTGAACAGCTGCAAGACATCGTCGAATCCGTCCGCCTGTTCGCTGGCTTCATCGAGTGGCAAGGCAATGATCTTGCCGAAGAACTGGGCCAAGGCTACTGGTACGCCACCCCAGCTCTCGCCTCCGACATCATCGCGCCGGGGGCCGTGGACCTTTGGGCCGAGGTGCTGCGTCGCCAGCCGATGCCGCTGCCGCTATTCGCGACGTTCCCGGCCGACCTGGAAGACAACTAG
- a CDS encoding CCA tRNA nucleotidyltransferase, with product MLARATTALEDLSETLAPLAARFGEQGHALYLVGGSVRDALLGKLSHDLDFTTSARPEVTRAILDDYADVVWDTGIDFGTLSAEKHGQQIEITTFRSDTYDGSSRNPEVQFGSNLEGDLVRRDFTVNAMAVEILGDGTLEFHDPLNGLDALLAGELDTPALPSQSFHDDPLRMLRAARFVSQLGFSVAPRVREAMADMATEIDRITAERIQVELDKLIGGEAPWDGFDLLVTTGLADRILPELSGIQMEADEHMQHKDVYAHSMTVLRQAMEQEEDGPDLVLRWAALLHDVGKPATRSFDSGRVSFHHHEVVGAKLVRKRFRTLKYSKQMTSDVSQLVFLHMRFYGYGEDAWTDSAVRRYVADAGELLPRLHKLVRADCTTRNKRKSERLRRAYDGLEERIAELAEKEDLARVRPDLDGNAIMSLLGLKPGPEVGRAWAYLKELRLERGPLTPEEAEQALLAWWKEQ from the coding sequence ATGCTCGCCCGCGCAACCACCGCGCTGGAAGACCTTTCCGAAACTCTGGCCCCTCTGGCCGCACGGTTTGGGGAGCAAGGGCACGCCCTCTACCTGGTGGGCGGATCGGTGCGCGATGCGTTACTCGGCAAGCTGAGCCACGACCTTGACTTCACTACCTCCGCTCGTCCGGAGGTGACCCGAGCCATTCTTGACGACTACGCCGATGTCGTGTGGGACACCGGGATCGACTTCGGAACCCTGTCTGCAGAAAAGCACGGCCAGCAGATCGAAATCACCACCTTCCGCTCCGATACCTACGATGGTTCCTCCCGTAACCCGGAGGTCCAATTCGGATCGAACTTGGAGGGCGACCTGGTTCGCCGCGATTTCACTGTCAACGCGATGGCGGTGGAGATCCTCGGCGATGGCACCCTGGAATTCCATGACCCGTTAAATGGGCTCGACGCGCTGCTTGCTGGTGAATTGGATACGCCGGCGTTGCCGTCGCAAAGCTTCCACGATGACCCGCTGCGCATGTTGCGCGCCGCCCGCTTCGTCTCCCAGCTGGGTTTTAGTGTCGCACCCCGCGTGCGCGAGGCGATGGCTGACATGGCGACGGAGATCGATCGGATTACTGCGGAACGCATCCAGGTGGAGCTCGATAAGCTCATCGGCGGCGAGGCCCCGTGGGACGGCTTCGATCTGCTGGTGACCACGGGACTTGCCGACCGCATCCTGCCTGAGCTTTCCGGCATTCAAATGGAAGCCGACGAGCACATGCAGCACAAGGACGTCTACGCCCACTCCATGACAGTGTTGCGTCAGGCCATGGAGCAAGAAGAAGACGGGCCCGACCTGGTGCTGCGCTGGGCAGCGCTGCTTCACGACGTGGGCAAGCCAGCCACCCGTTCCTTTGATTCCGGCCGCGTGAGCTTCCACCACCACGAGGTGGTCGGCGCGAAGCTAGTACGCAAGCGCTTCCGGACACTTAAGTACTCCAAGCAGATGACCTCCGATGTGTCTCAGCTGGTGTTTCTCCACATGCGCTTCTACGGCTACGGTGAGGACGCGTGGACCGATTCCGCGGTGCGACGCTACGTGGCCGATGCCGGGGAACTCCTCCCCCGCCTGCACAAGCTCGTTCGCGCCGACTGCACCACCCGCAACAAACGCAAGTCCGAACGACTCCGCCGCGCCTATGATGGGTTGGAAGAGCGGATCGCGGAGTTAGCGGAAAAGGAAGACCTAGCTCGCGTGCGCCCAGACCTCGACGGCAACGCCATCATGTCGTTGCTCGGACTGAAGCCTGGTCCCGAGGTAGGTCGCGCTTGGGCGTACCTCAAAGAGCTGCGCCTGGAGCGCGGCCCGCTCACCCCCGAGGAAGCCGAGCAGGCGTTGCTCGCCTGGTGGAAGGAACAGTAA
- a CDS encoding NUDIX hydrolase: MLRMTEQQRPSAHTPGPRRKSAQGSAASRSGAGNKAADKPNDRAADNSGPKVGDGEKSPAKRRRRRSRRRSSATTPTTTTQEAGRGRSRRSNRDKRAKARGTQRYPERSHMQTNDETSAGGLVVSGLAESVSASGEVDLSKVYVALIGRLDRRGRLLWSMPKGHVEPGENRAATAEREVWEETGVHGEVFAELGVIDYWFVSEGTRIHKTVHHHLLRYVDGDLNDEDPEVTEVAWIPASELIERLAYADERKLARIAHDMLPEFARQAKAEGKATPR; this comes from the coding sequence ATGTTAAGGATGACTGAGCAGCAGCGACCGAGCGCACACACTCCGGGGCCCCGGCGGAAATCCGCCCAAGGCTCTGCTGCTTCACGCTCTGGGGCAGGGAACAAGGCTGCTGACAAGCCAAACGATAGGGCCGCCGATAATTCTGGCCCCAAAGTTGGTGACGGGGAGAAGTCTCCTGCGAAGCGTCGTCGCCGTCGTTCTCGGCGCCGCAGTTCTGCCACGACGCCCACCACCACAACTCAGGAAGCGGGCCGGGGTCGCAGTCGACGCTCGAACCGCGACAAGCGCGCGAAGGCACGGGGTACGCAGCGTTACCCGGAGCGCTCCCACATGCAGACCAACGATGAGACCTCTGCTGGTGGTCTCGTTGTATCCGGACTCGCGGAATCAGTCAGCGCTAGCGGCGAGGTCGATTTGAGCAAGGTCTACGTTGCCCTCATCGGTCGACTCGACCGTCGCGGTCGACTGCTCTGGTCGATGCCAAAAGGCCACGTGGAGCCAGGTGAGAATCGCGCCGCGACCGCCGAGCGCGAGGTGTGGGAAGAAACCGGTGTCCACGGCGAGGTGTTCGCCGAGCTCGGTGTGATCGACTATTGGTTCGTCTCCGAAGGCACGCGGATCCACAAGACGGTGCATCATCACCTGTTGCGCTATGTGGACGGCGACCTCAATGACGAAGACCCCGAGGTCACCGAGGTGGCGTGGATCCCGGCCAGTGAGCTCATCGAGCGCCTGGCCTACGCCGATGAACGCAAACTCGCCCGTATCGCGCACGACATGCTCCCCGAATTCGCACGCCAGGCGAAAGCGGAGGGAAAGGCAACCCCACGCTAA